GAGCCGACGATCGGGAACTCGTCGCCCGGGCCGACGCGCTCGACGTCGCGGTCGGTGTAGAGCTCGTTGGTGGTGGCCTGGTCGTAGACGACCGAGCCGCCCGAGACGCTGCCGGCGGTGGCGAAGATCCGGTCGACGATGAACCGGGCCAGGGTGAGGTCCATGATCCGGCGGGTGATGCGGGTCGGCTGCCGCAGCGCGGTGTCGACCGTGAGGACGTTGCCGCTGAGCGTCGGGGCGGCCAGCGGGTATGCGATCTGCTGGTTGGGCATCTGGCTGTGTCCCGTCTCAGAGGAGGTTGAGCGCGATACGCGCGTCGTTGCCGCTGGTCACGCCGTCGACGCACTGGCCGACGGCCACACCGGAGGCGAGGGTGACGGCCTGGCCGTTGGTGCCGACCTCGACCCGGGCGCCGGCGGCGATGGTGCCCCCGGCGGTGACCGGGACGATGCCGGACCGGATGACGCCGACCGGCTCGCCGGACGCGGCGTCGTAGGTGGCGACGCCGAACACCGCGCCCGCGGCGGTGGCGGGCGCGACCTGGTACTTGCCTCCGGCGGTGCGGTTGCCGGAGATGTTGACGAACCGCTTGCCGGTGACGGTGGCGCTCGCCTGCGCGGTGATGCGCTGGCCCGGCTCCTCGAACGGGATGAGCTCGTTCGCCATGGATCAGCCCTCCACCTTCGCCGGGGCGCCGACGCCCGCGAACCAGTAGTCGTCGCTCGCGGCCGGGTCGGTCTCGGCCACCTCGTTCTTGCTGGTGCCCGCGTAGCCGATCTCCTTGACCGGCACGAGGCCCGGCCGCAGGTCGGCCAGGGTGCTCTCGGCACCCGGGTCGGCGGCGAGCTGCGCGATCCAGTGGTCGCGGCGGGCCGGCGGGATGCGGCCGTCGTCGACCGCGGCCTGGACCAGGCGCTCGCGGCGCTCGGTCAGCTGCTGCGCGCGGGCCTCGCGGCCGTCACGCGCGTCGTTGAGCAGCTGGGCGTGCTGGGCCTCGTCGAGGGTGACGGTGCCCGGTGCGGTGCGCGGCGCGGGCGGCTCGGCCAGACGCTCGGCGAGCGCGGCCAGGATGGCGCCCTCGTCGGCGTCGCTGGCCAGGCCGAGCTGCTGCCGCATGGTGGTGAGCTGCTCGTCGCTGAACGCCACGGCGGGGCTCCTCTCCTGCGTGGTGGTGCCGGACGCGGACGCGGCCGGGGTCTGTCGGGCCGGGATACGTGGCGCGGGTGCGTGCTCGCGGCCGGCGTAGGTGTAGATGCTCAGGTCGTGGCGCGCCTGGTCGGCGAGGCTGTCCCAGAGGTCCCAGAAGGCGGACGAGCCGCCCGGCGTGACCTGCTCACCCTGTGCGGTGCCGGTCTCGTCGGCGGCCGCGATCCGGTCGGCAAGGCCCGCGGCGACCGCTTCCTCTGCGGTGTACCAGGACTCGGCCTGCATGATCGCGCGCCACTCCTCGGTGGATCCGCCGGTGCGCGCGGCGTACGTGGAGGCGATCGAGTCGCTGGTGGCGTGGAGGCGGCGCAGGTACCGCTCGACCTCGGCGGCGTTCCCGACCGCGTAGCCCCAGGCGTCGTGGACCATCATCTGGCTGCCGATGCCCATGACCACCTCGTCGCCGGCCATCGCGATGACGCTGGCGGCGGAGGCGGCCATGCCGTCGACGCGGACCACCACGCGGGCCCGGTGCGCACGGAGGACGTTGGCGATCGCCACGCCCTCGAACGCGTCGCCGCCCGGGCTGTTGAGGTGAAGGACGATCTGGTCGACGTCGAGGCTTGCGACGTCGCGGACGAAGTCGTCGGCGGTCATGCCGAACCAGCCACCGATCGTCTCGTAGACGTAGACGTCCGCGCTGGTCGACTCGGCCGCGGCCTCCTCGCCGTCCTCTTCCGTGGCGAGCGCCAGCACCGGGCCGACGTGGTACCAGGACGGCGGCTGCCGAGTCTGATCCGGGCCGGCCGCCGGCGTTGGGCCAGCAGGCGTGAAGTTTCTTGCGCGGGCAGCGCGCCGGGCTCGGGTAGTCACTGGTCCTCCGAGGTGATGGGCGCGGGCGCCGGGCGGTCCTTCGGTGGAAGGCCGTACTGCTGGCGCAGCGTCTCTTCGAGGGTGCGGTCGGGGAAGATCGCGCCCGCGTCGAAGAGCATCTTCAGCGCCTGCGCGGTGGCGGCCTGGCGCGAGCCGATCTCGTCGAAGGTGACCCGCGGGGCGGGCTCGTCCTCGCCGAAGTTGACGTCGACCAGGTCCTCGACGATGTGCGACGTGGCCACGTCGGCGACCTGCTGCGCGAGAGTCTGCAGCGACAGCGTGAAGAAGTCGGCGAAGGTCGTGCCGAGCGCCCACGAGCCGGTCTGCGTGCCGAGGTTGAGGAAGTGCGCGAGGACCGCGCGGGCGATCTGCTCGTCGTGGTACCGGATCGACGGCTGGGCGTTCGGCAGGCTGCCCTCGACGCCGGCGAGCCGGAGCTTCGCGCCGTGCGGGGTGGCCGCGCCGGAGGAGTCGCCGGCACGCCAGGCCTTCGCCATCTTCAGGCCCGCGCTCAGGTCGCTCTCGCCATCGGCGCCTTCGTAGACCGGGATGCCCATGCCGTTGCGCTCGATGGTCTGCGCGTCGACGCGCAGCAGCCGGTCCTTGATCAGCCAGTGCTTGTACGCCGGGCGCAGCAGCGACCGGCCGAACCAGTTCCCGCCCTCTCGGTCGTGGACATACGCCACGAGCTGGGAGACGGGGATCGGGCGCTGGAGCTGGCCGGCCTTCGCGCTGAACTGGGTGATGCTGATCAGCCCGCCGTCGTGGTCGACGTCGATCCGTTCGATCGTGCGCGGCATCCGCGGTGCGAGCTTCCGGAGGCGCGCGCGTCGGCCGTCGTCGGTGATGCGGTAGACCTGCTCGAAGAACGCGTGCCCGAACGGCAGCATGAGCAGCGCTTGGCGCAGGTGCTCCGGCCACGAGAACCGGTCGCGGACCCGCGCGGGCGGCGGCCGGGTGCCGTCGGCACCGACGATCGGCAGACCGAGGTCGTCGGCGACCAGCTGCACCACCTCGTCGCGAGCGCCGGCCGGGTCGATTCGCCATGGCGTGCGGCGCACCGGGAGGGTGACCGCGCGGAGTACCGAGGCGACCTGGGCGTCCTGGGAGCGCATCGCGTCGTAGACCTCGACCGAGCGCGGCCAGCGCAGCTCCGGCGTCGGCTCCTCGTCGAGGACGGTCCACCAGTCGCCGGCGTGCGGGTTCGCGTAGCCGATCTCGCTGACGGGGGCGGCCGGGATGGTCATGCGTGGTCACCTCCGACGCGGAGTTAGAAGCCGGCGGTGGCCAGCTCGTTGGTCTCGGAGCGGCCATCCGCCGGAGCGTTGACAGGAGCGGCGGGCGGCGGTTCCTCAGGCGGGGACACGGCGAGGGCCCACAGCGCTTCGGCGCCGCCGACCAGCGGGCAGATGTCCGTCTCGCTTCTCGTCCGTGACCACGCCCAGAGGCCGTCGCCGATCGAGCGGCGCCCGGCCGAGGCGATCGCGCGTCCCATCACCGGGTCGCCCAGGTGCCGCAGCTGCTGGGCCTCGGTCCGGGAGGAAAACTCTTCGCAGGCCTGGCCCAGGTCGCGGGTGGACATCTGCCGCGGCACAATGCCGACCTCGGCGAGCCTGTTGATCTGGGCACCGGCGGGACCGGTCGGGTCGAGGACCCAGTCGAGCGGGCGGTGCCTGAGCAGCTCGACTGCGCGACCCGGGATCCAGTCGACGCCAGGCGCGTGCGCCACGACTTCGAGGTGTGGCAGACCGTCGGGGCGCCACATCGCGGCGACGATCGCGGCCGACTTCGACCCGGGCGCCACGTCGATCGCGAGGACCGGACGCCCCGCGGGTGCGGAGTCCTCGTCCTTGCACTGTTCCCACGACGCGAGCAGCTCGGCGCCGCCGGTGATCGGGTCGTCCCACCAGCCGAGGCGCTCGCGCGCGAACTCCTCCGGCGTAAGCGCACGACGCTCAGCGGCGACGAACGTGACGGTGATCCGGCCGCGGGCGATGGCCGGGTTCGCGGCGCGCCAGCGCTCGACGTCGTCCAAGGCGCAGCCCTCGGCGCCGAGCCGGTGGTCGCAGTCGTCCTCGGTGCAGCCACCCTCCGGCGCGCACCACTCGACGTAGACGAGCGACGGGTCGCCGCCGGCGCGGCCGCGGTTGCGGATCGCGCGGAGGATCGCGGAGTTCCTGAGTCCGGCCGACGAGCCGTAGAGCACTTGCGCGTCCCGCCTCGTCGCCAGCGTCGGGATGAGCGATCCCATGTGCGAGGGCTCCAGCGCGAATGCCTCGTCGAGCACAATCTGGTTGCCGCTCAGTCCGCGGCCGCCGGTCTTCGAGCGGGCCAGGAACTTGATCCGAGGACCGGCCGAGGTGCGCGACTGTCCGTGGAACTCGATCTCTTCCTCGCCGTGCGACTCGGAAATCTTCTTCAGCCGCCGCGACAGCAGCGGGGAGCCGGTGATCGTCTCCTGCAGGCTGAGGAAGGACTCCTGTGCGGTGACGAAGCGGTGTGCGGTCCAGGCGATCAGCGTTGCGCCGAAGAGGATGACGTTGGCGATGACGACCGGCTTGATGACGCCCATGGTCTTCCCGTTCTGGCGCGCCTCGATGATCGCGGCCTCCAGCGCGGCCCACGGCTGCTCCAACGGCCCCTCTGAGAGGATCGCGTCGATGGCGAGCGCCTGCTCCGGGTCGATGCCGATGCCGACGTCGCGGGCCAGGTCGACCGCCTCGCTGCCTGCCGAGGACAGCCGCGGTGGAACCCAGAGGTGCGCTGGTCGGATCAGGTCAGGCGCCTCGACGTCGAGCACGGCGCTCCTTCAGCTCATCGACGAGGTCCGGCTCGACGGGTGCGCCCTCCAGCGCGGCCGCGAGCGTCGCCCGCAGCTCCTTCGCCAGCGCGGCCAGACCGGACGCCGTGTGTCCGCCCTCCGCGAGGGCCGCAGCGAGCGTCAGCGCGATCTCGCCCTCCGGCGTCGACTCGCGACCCGCGTTGGTCAGACGTTCGAGGGTGGCGCCGACCGGTCCGGCGCGGGCGACGGACTCAGCCGATGGCGCCGGGAGCCGGTGGACGTTTGTCGGGGCCGGCGGGCTCAGCGGAGGTGCGTCGGCGCGGCGCTTCTCAGGCGGTCGGCACTCCTCACAGCGCCTCCGCGGACGGCCCGGACCGGGCTTCGGCATGAACGGCTTCCCGCAGTTGCTGCACTCGCGCTCCACACCGGCCCACCTCCCGTCATTACGCCCCGTATTTACGGATCCGGAATTCGGCTCACGGGGAGAGAAAAGCTCGACTGGCGCGGGGGTCATTTGCCCTGGTCACCAGATTTTTCTAAACGTTTCGGTCACCAGCGACGCGAGTGCCGCAACGCGGCCCGCTGGCCGTTGGTGACGGCAGCCCCGTTGCGCCCGCCCGCGGACCGGTTGCAGCGCAGGTGCTCCGGGCCGGTCCACGCGGTGCGGTCGTCGTTGTGCCCGAGGTCCCACGCCGCGTCGGCCGCGATCGCCCGCTCGGGCTCGATGCACCGCCCGGCATGGCAGTCGACGAGCCCGGCCTCGACCCTGGGGCGCCACCGCTCGCGCTCGCGCTGGTGGGCGTGGCCGTACCCGCGCTCGGTCGTGGTCCTGCGCGGCACTGTCGCCTCCCTGACACTGAGCGGCGCCACGGTGACGGATCGTCCAATCTGCTCGGATGAGCAAAAACATGTGGACGGTCGCTGTGGCCGTCGCGAGCCTCATTGCGCTCGGCGGCTGTGGTGGCGGTGAGGACGGCGCGGCTCCGGCCGCGCCCGAGACCCCGCCGGTGGTAGCGACCTCGTCGGCCGCCGCGCCGGAGCCGGCCGTCGAGCCGTCGTTCTCGGAGCAGGACCGCGCGGCCTACCTGACTGCGCTGGCGGAGATCGACGAGGGCCTGGTCGCCAACGAGGATCGCGCGGTGCGCCGGGCCGAGGAGACGTGCGCGGACATCGCGGCGGGCGAGATCACCGGCACGGCGCTCGCGGACCGGGTGGTTGAGCGGCTGTCGGGCGGCAACGCCACCATCGACCGGGCGCAGGCCGAGCAGGCGATCGAGTTGATGAAGAAGCACATCTGCAAGTAGGGACATCGGGCGGCGCCCCGCAGCGCCGCCCGATTTCACCACCCCCCGCTCGTCCCGCAGTTGCGGTCCGAGGTCTCAATGCGTAGCGGAGCCCCGAGTCGAACGGGGGACCTCTGGGTTATGAGCCCAGCGCGCTGCCACTGCGCCACTCCGCTTCGGCGGCTTGAAGCCGCTCCCGGGCGACGGCGGCGTAGTGCGCCGACGCTTCGACTCCTACGAACGTCCGTCCGGTCTGCATGGCCGCGACGCCGGTGGAGCCGGAGCCGACCATCGGGTCGAGCACGCGGCCGCCGGGCACGCATACGCCGAGCAACTCAGCGATCAGGTCGACCGGCTTCTGCGTGATGTGGACCCGGTTGGCGCCGCGAGGCTGACTCGCGGAATACAGCCCCGGCAGGTACACCGGGTTCCGCGTCGCGTCGATGCCGCCCTTGGAGCCCCACAGCAGGTACTCGCACTCGGCCTTGAAGCCGCCCATCCGCGGCCGCGAGATCGGCTTGTGCCACGGGATGATCCCGCGCCACAGCCATCCGCCGGCCTGGAGCGCATCGCTCGTGGCCGGCAGCTGGCGCCAGTCGCAGAAGACCAGCGCCGAAGCACCCGGCCGGGCGACCGCGAGGCAGTGCGCGAGGATGAGTGCGAGCCAGGCGGTGTAGCTGCGCTGGTCGCGGTTGTCGCCGGTGAAGTCCGCAAGCTGGTGCTGGGCGTCGCTCCTGACGTACTTGCCGCGTGCGCTCTCGCGGGTGCGGTCGCTCTGCGTCCGGCCGCCGGAGTTGTACGGCGGGTCGGCGAGCACCAGGTCGACGCTCTCCGGCTCCAAGGTCGGCAACACGGCCAGCGCGTCGCCCTCGTGCAGTTCCCAAGCAGCCATCGTTGCCCCCGTTCGCATGGGGGTACGACGATGGATGAGGATTTGCCCGGTCGCCGCCTACCCCCATAGGTGGCGACCGGGCAGGTCGCCACGCTGTGGGGGCAGCGCAAAATCGAGGACCCTCGGCGCCGAGCGCCTGCAGGGTAAGCCGGGCTGTGCTCAGCGCCCGGAAGTTGATCAAATACTGCCGCGCTGGTGAAGAGGCGTCAAGCGCGAGGTGGTCAGGCGTGATGGCCCACACCTGGCCACTCCCCGCCCCGGATCCGGAACACCCTTCGGAACGCCGGCAGCCCGGGCGCTGAGCGCTCCGGGCTGCTGTGGGTCCTGATTCCGGGCAGCTTCTGCCAACCCGGGAAGTGATCAAATGGTGCCTCGCCAGTGCGTCGTCGTCAAGCGGCGCGGGGCCGGCCGCGGCCGCTGCTGTCCTTCTTGGCTTCGATCCGAGCCGCCTGGTTGAGCGAGTAGTGCGTCCGGCGTTTGCCGTCATCGCAGGTCAGCTCGACGTTACTGAGGCCGTCGCGTCGGGCCCAGTTGCGAATCATGGCGACCGTCACGTCTGCGCCCAGGCGTCCGGCGATCTCCTGCGCCGTGCCCCACTCGTCACCGTGTAGCGGAATCACGCGGCACCTCCTGAGCCGAATCGCCTCTGCCGACGAACACTGGGCGGGTGCCCATTTGGTGCGGAATGCACTTTCTAAAGCAACGTTACTGAAACTTTATAAATCAGCCCCTGAAGGAAAACGGAGCAGTTTCGATGTCGACGCCGGGTGATACACAGCGCTGGTCACCTACGGTTCAGAACGTAACTTGTGCGACTGTATGCGCAGGTCAGGACCCTCCTACACCACGATTCCCGGGTGTTGAACGGCATCGAGATTCCATTACGCTGGGCTAGCAACGAAGAGGCCCGGCCCAGGAGTGGGGCTCCAAAGCCGGGCGAAGCGTCCACATCCCATGCCGTCCAAGGCAAGAAAACAGGAGCGCCCAATGAGCGTACCTCCAATGCATGTGTCCGTGCAGGTCAAGGCCTGGGGAGTGGCGGCTGTGGCCAGTAGCTGCCTTCTGCTCCTCGGCCACCACGCCGAACGGGCCGTCAGCCCGGTTGCGTCCGCAGTGGGCATGATCATCGCGGCCTGCATCGCAGGCTCTTTCACGCTGCAGGCGGCACTCATAACGTCGGCACCGAGCCGGCGGTGCAGGTTGCTACGGCCTAACCGCAAGCGCTGAGAGCGGATGGGGCCGGGTGAGCCGGCCCCATCCCGCTGCGCCACTCACCTCACGCCAACCCCGCGTCGCCCATCGGCTGCCTCCCCGATAAGCGCGCTGAACGCCCAGATGTGTCCGACGCCCTGCGCCCGGTCCTTCGTCCCACACCTGCAGCCCGCGCCAGCGCACATGCAGTCGGCCGCGCACGCCACGGGCCGGTCGCTCGGCGCCGACGTCCGCACCACGAGCCGTCGGCTGCCGCACGCCGGGCACGGCACGCCGACGAGCGGCTCGTGGTCGTTGCCGAGCGCAAGCGCGTTCCGGATCTCGCAGTCCGCCTCGTCCACCCACTTCGCCACCTCCGCCGCGGCTGCGGGCGAGATCTGCGGCATCAGCTCCAGCAGCGTGGAGAGCACGGGCTGCCCGGGGCGGTACCGGTCGTCGAGGATCCGGCCGGCGAGCCAGGCCATCGTTTCGCGGGTGCTCGCGGCGAGCCGCTGCATGTCATCGCGGCCGGGGGAATCCCCGCGGCGCAGGAGCGCGTCGAGAATGCCGTTCGAGTGATGGGTCTTGCCGCCGCCGATGGCGCCATAGACCTGGGCGCGAAGGGTGCCGGCATCGTCGTCGACGAGCTGGCGGCGCTCGACGTTCGCGGCGTGTGCGAGGTGCGGCCAGGCCGCGCGGAGCGACCAAAGGGCGGCGGTGGCGTGCAGACGGTGCGGGTGCGTCACGGGGTGGTGCTCCTGTTCGGTGGGTCAGGCGGAGGGCTGCTCGGCGGCGCCCTCACGCTCACGGCGGATTCGCTGGCGCTCCGGAGTGGTCTTGCCACCCCAGACGCCGAACCGCTGGTCGGTCTCGATCGCCCAGTCCAGGCAGACCACCTCAGCCGGGCAGCGGGCGCAGATGGTGCGGGCCGGACCCACGCTGACGCCGCGGTCCGGGTAGAACCTGGGCTGGTCTTCGGGCTGGCACGCGATCTCGCCGGCCACCGCGAACGGCGGCGCGTCGCCGGTCACCGGCCACGCCCGATCGCGGTGATGGCGACCACCTCCGCGCGGCCCAGCGTGTGGCACCCGCACCCCGCGGGCTCCGGGGCCGGGCCGGGCTCGCCCAACTCGACCGGGCCGTCCTCGGTGACCAGCTCCGCCCACTTGAGCCCCGGCTGCTGCGGCGCGGTGCGCGAGAACCAGCGATCCCAGGCCGGCGGGATCTGCGGGCGCACGTGCGTGGCGTCCTCGCGCGTCCAGGTGTGGAGGCGGCCGTGCACCACGTTGATCGTGCGGTCAGGGCAGGCCGGCGCGTTCCAGGTAGCGGGCAGCACGGTCTTCTTCACGGACATGACGAGCTCCTTCGGGTCAGACGTCACGCGTCAGGGGTGCGGGGGTCGCGATGTAGCCGGCGGCGGCGAGCAGCTGGACGAGCGTCGCGCCGGTCATGACGACGTAGCCGTCGCCGGGCGAGGACTTGCCGCGGCGCTTCACCCAGGCGACGCCGAGGTCGGCGCCGTCGTTGATCCGCTCGGCCTCCGCCTCGGCGAGGTACGAGGCGAGCGCGATGGCGCGCTCGTTCTTGGCCTCGATGACGACGCCGGGGATGCCGGCGATGTCGCCGCGGTCCTTCATCCCGTTCTTGGCGCGGCGCTCGGCGTGCGGGACGCCGTTGTCGTTCAGGAAGCGCACGATCGCGGTCTCCCACGCCGTGCCCTTTCGCATTGAGGCGCTCATTCAGGCTCCGATGTCGAAGATGGTGGCCTGCATCGGCCGGGGTGGGCATTGGTGCTGCGCGTGGATCGGGCCATTCAGCACGGGGTCCTTCATGCGGTATGGGTATCGGTAGGCGAGTTCGTTGTTTCGGAGCCGGGAATAGGTGCGGCGCCCGTCGAGGAGGGCCTCGATTTCGGCGTTGCGATCCGGCAGCGGAATGAGGTCGGCGCGCACTCGGATTCCCTCGTCCAGCGCGGTGATCGTGATGCTCCGGCAGCGGGGGCACCTCGACAGCGCGGCGGGCGTGGAGAGCAGGTGCTCCACGCCCCCTCACCGGCCGATGCAGGGTTTGCAGGGTTTGCAGGGAGTTCTGGCGCCGATAGCTTTTCGCGTTCCCACGGCTCCAACACGCTCCGTGTTTGCTCCGTTGGGTCGCGCCCGCGTGTTGGCTGAAACAAACCCTGCAAACCCTGCAAACCCTGCACTCACGGCTTCACTCCGTCCGATTCAGTGGCATTGGAGTGGATTTGCCACAGCGCCGTCTTGGTGCGGTCAAACCCTGCATGCCGGGAGACGAGACCTCCGGCCCACCGGCCGTCCCGGTTGCGGAGCCACTTCCCGAGCGACTTCGACACGCCCGCCATCGACGCCCCAGGGCGGGACAGCTTGGCCTCCAGGTCGCCCGGGAGCGCCTCCGCGGGGATCGGCCCGGGCTCGATAAGACTGCCCGTGTTGACCTTCCCGAGAAGCTCCTTGGCGGTCCACGTGGCCGACCCGAATGCGCCATAGGCGGCGCGCAGGAAATCGCCCCACTCGTCGTCGTCGGTGCCGATCTCGGTCTGCGTGGAGGGGTCATCGAATCGGCCCGGAATTCCGGCGTGGGCGATGATGCCGTCCACCATTCGGACCCACCGCGAATAGGAGTCCGTGGTGCGTGCGTCCCGCATTGGCATTCCGGCGATGACCCAGGCGCGCACGATGGTGATCAGCGCGTGCAGGAGCTTCCCGCGGTGCGCCTTGACCCACCCCTCCAGGTCTCCGATCGCGAACCCCGTGCGCCGCTCTGGATTCGGCATGCCCGGGTCGATGACCGTCCTCAGCGTGCGGCGCGGGAGGTCGCCACCGATCGAGAGGTTGTTGCCGGTGATCGTCCAGAGCCGGTCGTTCTTCGCGGTGGCCCAGCTGGTGCTGCCGAGCACCCGGTCGTCCCACCGGTCCGAGGTGAGCAGGCCGGCCATGATGCTCGACTTCAGGTGTCCGCCGACGTTGTCGAAGATGGCGATGATCCCGGTGGTGACTGTGAGGATCGCGGTGATCTGCTTGCGCATCTCGGCGTCGTCATCGGGCAGCTCCGCGCGGAACACGCCGCCGTGGATCCACCGGCTGAGGTTCGCCAGCAGCGTCTTGCCGGAGCCGGGCTGGTGCGCCTCGATCGCGTGCAGCTTGTACGGCGGTGGCGCCATCGCGCGCAGCAGCGGCGTAATCAGCGCCCCGACGTAGTTGGCGCGGTAGTGGTCGGTCAGGAATGGGAAGCCGCTGAGCATCTCGTCGAGCATCTGCACGGCGCCGCGCACGTGGCCCTCGTCCGGCAGGTCCGGCACCGGCGGCACGTGCAGCCCTGGGTCGGGCAGGTGCAGCAGCCCAGTCGCCGGGTCATATCCGGGCACCTCGACGAGGCTGCCGTCCGGCCGGAAGACCGGCGCGTGGATGACGCCCTTCAGCACCCGCAGGTTCGGCAGCATGTCCGGCACGTCCAGCGCGGTCCGGGCCGCGGTCTTCGGGAACAGCGCGGGCTTCGGCTCCCAGTCCTCCTTGACCTTGACCAGCTTGTAGACGCCGTAGGTGTATGTGATGCGGCTGGCGAGCCGGGAGTCGTCGACCTCGCGAACCTGCGCCGGGCCGTCCTGGTCCTCGTCGCCGTCCGAGAGCGGCACGTAGCCCTCGTCGCCCTCCCGCGGTGTGTGGACGACGACGCCCCCGCGGCGAAAGAGGCCGGCCAGCTTCCCGCGCCCCGCCTCGTTGCGCAGCCACTCCGCGGCGACCGCGCTGTTGGAGACGTCCAGTTCGGTCGTCCACACCCGCGCCGGCGGCGGCACCGGGGCCGGGTCGGGCACGGGCGCACCGAGGATGTCGCCCAGGGCCTCGCGCTGCTCCCGCGCCGGCGACACCAGCGGCGTGCCGTATCCGGCCTCGGCCAGCGCCCGGGCGGCGGCGGAGTGGCTGCCGCCGTGGTGCAGCGCCGCGAACGCGCCGAGCTTGGAGTAGCTCTCGTTGCCCTCCAGCGGCGCGGCCGAGGTGGTGAAGACGTGAAGCCGGTCGGTGCCGAGCGCGTTGGTGCTCGCGGAGGTCCCGGTGCTCTTGCCCGGCCGCGTCCAGTACGTGACGCCGTCCTGCTGGTAGTGCTCGGTCCAGCCGACCGGCTCCAGGATCTCGTGCCACGAGACGCGCGCGGCGTAGTCGTCACCGGGGCTGATCGCGCCGGCCGGGCGGGCGACGGTGCCGAGCGAGACTGCGGGCACGGCGGCCAGAGCGACCGGTGCGGCCGGGGCGATGCGGGCGCGGGCGGCGGCGAGCGCCTCCTGCAGCTGCGCGACGGTGTACCGCTGCGGCGCGGCGGAGACGATCCGGCACGGCCGGGCGAGACCCTCCTTGCGGTTGACGGTGCCGGGGATCCGGAGCACGCGGGCGAGGTCGCCAACGCCGCGCCCGTACCGCCAGCCCTTGCCCGCGGCCGCATGCTCGATCACGGCCTGCCAGTCCTTCGCCAGCGACCGGGCGGCCTCCAGCGCGGCGCCGTCCTCAAGGAGCCAGGGCGCGTCGAGCAGCCAGATTGGGTAGAGGCCTCCGCCGCTGTGGATCCAGATAGTCGGCTCGGGCAGCCCGGACGCGGCGATGACCGCACGGCCGGCGTCCTCGTCCGGCGGCAGGTCCTGCTCGGCGTGACCCGGGCCCGCGAGGTCCAGGTCGGCCCACAGCGCGGGCAGCGCGGCGGAGTCGGCGGCACCACCGCGGCCGCGGATCCGGCTCGGGCACTGCTCGGCCGGCTGACCGCACGGACTCGTCGTGCCGCAGCCGTGCTTCCAAGGGCTGAAGTCCCCGTGGACCGAGGTCACCCGGGCGTAGATGCCCTCGCGCCCGGACGCGTCCAGCGCGGCCACGTAGGCGGCGGCGCGGTCCAGCTCGGCGGCGGGGAAGGTGCGCCCGGTCCAGTCGCCAGCGGAGCAGATGTGCACGTGCCCCGGGGAGTCGCCGTGCAGGATCGCGAGCCAGCGCGCGACGGCGGTCGGGTCGAGGGTGACCAAGATGTGCGCTCCCCATGATCATGTATGTCGATGAAACGTCTGAGGGGGTGACGGCCCCGTGCCCGGAACGCGAAGTCCCAGGCCACGGGGCCGTCGAAGAGGTGCTGCGGAGGATCAGTACGGCGGCTGGGTCTGCTGGCTGGCTGCGCCCGCAATCGGGGCGGAGAGCGCCAGGACCGCGGCTCGCTGCTGCTCGTTCAAGCTGGCCCACATCGCCGGGTCCACCCCGGGCGGCGCCGGCTGGGCGGCCGGGGCCGCGGCGACCGGCTGTTGCGGGACGGCCGGGGCCGCGTACTGCTGGACCGGCGCCGGGGCCGGGACCGCGGCTGGCTGGACGAACTGCGGCGGCACCGGCGAGGCCGGCGGCACGGCGGCCGGCTGGACGAACTGCTGCGGCGCGGCCTGCTGCGATGGCGGCTGGATGAAGCCACCGGACGCGGCCACGCCCGCGAACTGCGACGGCGGCTCGTAGCGTGCCGCGTACAGCTTCGGCCCGTCGTCGAGCCCGGGCGCGGGCTGGCCGTCC
This genomic window from Catenuloplanes niger contains:
- a CDS encoding DUF2190 family protein translates to MANELIPFEEPGQRITAQASATVTGKRFVNISGNRTAGGKYQVAPATAAGAVFGVATYDAASGEPVGVIRSGIVPVTAGGTIAAGARVEVGTNGQAVTLASGVAVGQCVDGVTSGNDARIALNLL
- a CDS encoding head maturation protease, ClpP-related, with the translated sequence MLALATEEDGEEAAAESTSADVYVYETIGGWFGMTADDFVRDVASLDVDQIVLHLNSPGGDAFEGVAIANVLRAHRARVVVRVDGMAASAASVIAMAGDEVVMGIGSQMMVHDAWGYAVGNAAEVERYLRRLHATSDSIASTYAARTGGSTEEWRAIMQAESWYTAEEAVAAGLADRIAAADETGTAQGEQVTPGGSSAFWDLWDSLADQARHDLSIYTYAGREHAPAPRIPARQTPAASASGTTTQERSPAVAFSDEQLTTMRQQLGLASDADEGAILAALAERLAEPPAPRTAPGTVTLDEAQHAQLLNDARDGREARAQQLTERRERLVQAAVDDGRIPPARRDHWIAQLAADPGAESTLADLRPGLVPVKEIGYAGTSKNEVAETDPAASDDYWFAGVGAPAKVEG
- a CDS encoding phage portal protein family protein; this translates as MTIPAAPVSEIGYANPHAGDWWTVLDEEPTPELRWPRSVEVYDAMRSQDAQVASVLRAVTLPVRRTPWRIDPAGARDEVVQLVADDLGLPIVGADGTRPPPARVRDRFSWPEHLRQALLMLPFGHAFFEQVYRITDDGRRARLRKLAPRMPRTIERIDVDHDGGLISITQFSAKAGQLQRPIPVSQLVAYVHDREGGNWFGRSLLRPAYKHWLIKDRLLRVDAQTIERNGMGIPVYEGADGESDLSAGLKMAKAWRAGDSSGAATPHGAKLRLAGVEGSLPNAQPSIRYHDEQIARAVLAHFLNLGTQTGSWALGTTFADFFTLSLQTLAQQVADVATSHIVEDLVDVNFGEDEPAPRVTFDEIGSRQAATAQALKMLFDAGAIFPDRTLEETLRQQYGLPPKDRPAPAPITSEDQ
- a CDS encoding DNA-methyltransferase; amino-acid sequence: MRTGATMAAWELHEGDALAVLPTLEPESVDLVLADPPYNSGGRTQSDRTRESARGKYVRSDAQHQLADFTGDNRDQRSYTAWLALILAHCLAVARPGASALVFCDWRQLPATSDALQAGGWLWRGIIPWHKPISRPRMGGFKAECEYLLWGSKGGIDATRNPVYLPGLYSASQPRGANRVHITQKPVDLIAELLGVCVPGGRVLDPMVGSGSTGVAAMQTGRTFVGVEASAHYAAVARERLQAAEAEWRSGSALGS
- a CDS encoding WhiB family transcriptional regulator, encoding MTGDAPPFAVAGEIACQPEDQPRFYPDRGVSVGPARTICARCPAEVVCLDWAIETDQRFGVWGGKTTPERQRIRREREGAAEQPSA